One window of Atribacter laminatus genomic DNA carries:
- a CDS encoding sugar ABC transporter ATP-binding protein, with the protein MNSNVLIAKNISKSFGGIQALKKVNFEVAPGQIHCLVGENGSGKSTFVKVVAGVHAPNQGEIILNGHKYDRCTVADSIREGVQVIYQDLLLFNHMSVAENIAIDKLVVQNKKLVDWQEIEDVAQEQLNKVATKIDLKETIENLSIANRQIVAICRALSMNAKLLFMDEPTTALTKREIDRLITVVLDLKKKGISIVFISHKLNEVMEVADQVAIFRDGEKVGDFPATQVNEQMLIYYMTGRKVEQTKYIQKTKEDKPILEVEDKPILEVKELTRIGHYSDISFKLYKGEILGIIGPMGAGRTELAMTIFGLNPQNSGKVIMEDSECWFTSPEQPIKRGISLVPENRQTQGLFLRKDLTDNVCSTILKNFGNNVLGLLDAESMINKTKDVIKELRVVTGSVLTEVQNLSGGNQQKVVLGKWIATLPKVLILDSPTVGVDVGARQEIYDRIQHIAERGVGIIFISDEIPEILTNCNKVLVMRGGKIVAYLDSNSLEADDIHKRIYGLMYEEQGNFAG; encoded by the coding sequence ATGAATTCTAACGTATTAATTGCAAAAAACATATCTAAATCTTTTGGTGGTATACAAGCACTAAAAAAAGTGAATTTTGAGGTAGCACCGGGCCAAATACATTGTCTTGTAGGAGAAAATGGTTCTGGGAAGTCAACATTTGTAAAAGTTGTTGCTGGCGTTCATGCGCCGAATCAAGGAGAAATAATATTAAACGGTCATAAATATGATAGATGTACTGTTGCTGATTCTATCCGTGAAGGAGTCCAAGTAATATATCAGGATTTATTGCTTTTTAATCATATGAGTGTTGCAGAGAATATTGCGATTGATAAGTTAGTTGTTCAGAATAAAAAATTAGTTGATTGGCAAGAGATAGAAGATGTTGCTCAAGAACAATTAAATAAGGTAGCTACAAAGATAGATTTAAAAGAAACTATCGAGAATTTATCCATAGCAAATAGACAAATCGTAGCAATATGTCGTGCGTTAAGTATGAATGCCAAACTCCTTTTTATGGATGAACCTACAACAGCGTTAACCAAGCGTGAAATAGATAGACTTATTACTGTTGTGCTTGATCTCAAGAAAAAAGGTATATCGATTGTTTTTATTAGCCATAAATTAAATGAAGTAATGGAAGTAGCAGATCAGGTAGCTATTTTTAGAGATGGTGAAAAAGTTGGTGACTTTCCCGCTACTCAAGTGAATGAGCAGATGCTGATTTATTATATGACAGGTCGAAAAGTTGAGCAAACAAAATATATTCAAAAAACTAAAGAAGATAAGCCAATATTAGAAGTTGAAGATAAGCCGATATTAGAAGTAAAGGAATTAACAAGGATTGGGCATTATAGCGATATAAGCTTTAAATTGTATAAAGGAGAAATTCTTGGAATTATTGGACCTATGGGTGCAGGAAGAACAGAATTGGCAATGACGATTTTCGGTCTGAATCCACAGAATTCAGGAAAAGTTATTATGGAAGATTCAGAATGCTGGTTTACATCTCCTGAACAGCCTATCAAAAGAGGAATTTCTTTAGTGCCCGAAAACCGACAAACCCAGGGTTTATTTTTGCGTAAAGATCTAACGGATAACGTTTGCTCAACCATTTTAAAAAATTTTGGCAATAATGTGCTGGGTTTATTAGATGCTGAATCGATGATAAATAAGACCAAGGATGTTATAAAAGAACTTAGAGTAGTCACTGGGAGTGTATTAACTGAAGTTCAAAACTTATCTGGCGGTAACCAACAAAAGGTTGTTTTAGGAAAGTGGATTGCAACCTTACCAAAGGTTCTTATATTAGATTCACCTACTGTTGGTGTTGATGTTGGAGCAAGGCAGGAAATATACGATCGTATCCAACATATTGCTGAACGAGGTGTTGGTATAATTTTTATTTCAGATGAGATACCGGAGATCCTTACTAATTGTAATAAGGTTTTGGTTATGCGAGGAGGTAAAATCGTTGCATATCTCGATAGTAATTCCTTAGAAGCAGATGATATTCATAAAAGGATTTACGGGTTAATGTATGAAGAACAAGGTAACTTTGCCGGCTAA
- a CDS encoding DeoR/GlpR family DNA-binding transcription regulator, translating into MTNRKNRIDYITKTLSLRGLINIKELSDKLNVSEMTIRRDLEILAKENIAQIIHGGAVLKKNISTESEQDSYLISKAESQMIREKMKICQMAASLIEPNDIIIIDNGTTAEHLPKYMPTNIPLTIICFALNIFYGLYKNNNYKIIMTGGYFHHNTLMFESAEGVEFIKKVRANKAFITAAGVDDKLGVTCATTYEVNTKKAAIEYSDTKILLTDSTKFGKIRISHFADLSNFDIIITDTGISEEYQKYIKNMGIKLYLV; encoded by the coding sequence ATGACTAACAGAAAAAATCGTATCGACTATATTACCAAAACTCTGTCTTTACGAGGTTTAATTAATATTAAAGAATTGTCGGATAAGTTAAATGTTTCAGAAATGACGATTCGGAGAGATTTGGAAATTCTTGCTAAAGAAAACATCGCTCAAATAATTCATGGTGGAGCTGTTCTTAAGAAGAATATATCGACTGAAAGCGAACAAGATTCCTATTTAATCAGTAAAGCTGAATCTCAAATGATACGAGAAAAAATGAAAATATGCCAAATGGCGGCTTCATTAATCGAGCCGAATGATATTATAATCATTGACAATGGAACCACGGCTGAACATCTTCCGAAATATATGCCAACGAACATTCCACTCACGATTATTTGTTTTGCTCTTAACATTTTTTATGGTCTTTATAAAAATAACAATTATAAGATCATAATGACCGGTGGATACTTTCACCATAATACTTTAATGTTTGAAAGTGCCGAGGGTGTCGAATTTATTAAAAAGGTTAGGGCTAATAAAGCTTTTATAACCGCTGCAGGGGTTGATGATAAATTAGGTGTAACCTGTGCCACCACCTATGAGGTCAACACAAAAAAAGCTGCTATAGAATATTCTGACACAAAAATTTTATTAACTGACTCAACGAAATTTGGAAAAATTCGCATTTCTCACTTTGCTGACTTAAGTAATTTTGACATTATTATTACAGATACTGGTATTTCTGAAGAGTATCAAAAATATATTAAAAACATGGGGATAAAATTGTATTTGGTTTAA
- the hxlB gene encoding 6-phospho-3-hexuloisomerase has product MKQSFTESVQQVINEAHSLLDTLNLEEVSEWLYALSSIWTKRRIFFWARGRSFLILRGFAMRLMHMGYQIHIVGEVDCPSIEKDDVLVVASGSGSTGSILLFAEKAKKIGASVAAIIGKPETPLHTLCNLVVEFHPEMIPESQQLNANGGGTRFEHSLMLFFDSCILNLIYDKRGLVYQEMMKRHANLE; this is encoded by the coding sequence ATGAAACAATCCTTTACTGAATCAGTACAGCAGGTGATAAATGAAGCTCATTCCTTACTTGATACCTTGAATCTAGAGGAAGTGTCTGAGTGGTTATATGCTCTAAGTTCGATATGGACTAAACGCCGAATCTTTTTTTGGGCTCGAGGGAGAAGTTTTTTAATCCTCCGTGGCTTTGCGATGAGATTAATGCATATGGGTTACCAGATTCACATTGTTGGAGAGGTTGATTGCCCTTCTATCGAAAAAGACGATGTATTGGTGGTTGCCTCTGGTTCGGGTTCTACTGGATCAATCCTTTTATTTGCCGAAAAGGCTAAAAAAATAGGCGCTTCGGTTGCAGCAATTATAGGAAAACCGGAAACACCACTTCATACTTTATGTAATTTGGTGGTTGAGTTTCATCCTGAAATGATCCCTGAGTCGCAGCAACTCAATGCAAATGGAGGCGGTACACGCTTTGAACATTCCTTAATGTTATTTTTTGATAGTTGTATTCTCAACTTAATTTATGACAAGCGTGGTCTTGTTTATCAAGAAATGATGAAACGACACGCTAATTTAGAATGA
- a CDS encoding metal-dependent hydrolase family protein, whose product MQKKVIQGGVLLDGTGNPPVKDAVVVIEGNKITKIGKKGEVKLAQEKNVDIIEAKGKTIMPGMIDSHVHIYTDGETSGFTSLPINYNELALAMRSIPRLKKILEMGITSLRDGGSGWGWLEVALRDAINRGDIVGPRFVTSGYHLTVTGGHGHFLPPWLASHKEQCGMHCDGPDEWRKAARLNIYNGTDNVKVVASRDIISPGIATASQPTLEELTAAIEEAHKMGKGAIAHAQGPDAIQKAIKAGANSIVHGFFLDEKSADMMVENNVFLESTNLYVKRVMNMGKGELPDWMVEKAIETWEDKKKNFKMYLDKGIKISFGSDCGVPFLKQGDNALELVMFVELGMSPMAAIVAATKTAAEAIGYGDKVGTIEEGKFADIIMVDGNPLDDISILSEVEKIKMVMKDGNVVITR is encoded by the coding sequence ATGCAGAAAAAAGTAATTCAGGGTGGAGTATTGTTGGATGGAACGGGCAATCCTCCAGTAAAAGATGCAGTAGTGGTAATTGAAGGTAATAAAATTACCAAAATAGGGAAAAAGGGCGAGGTAAAGTTAGCTCAGGAAAAAAATGTAGATATTATTGAAGCAAAAGGCAAGACCATAATGCCGGGGATGATCGATAGTCATGTACATATATATACTGACGGTGAAACAAGTGGTTTTACAAGTCTGCCGATAAACTACAACGAACTTGCACTGGCAATGAGGTCTATACCAAGATTGAAAAAAATTCTCGAAATGGGAATTACCTCACTCCGGGATGGAGGCTCGGGATGGGGATGGCTTGAGGTTGCCCTGAGGGATGCAATAAATAGAGGTGACATAGTTGGGCCAAGATTTGTTACTAGTGGTTATCATCTAACTGTTACTGGTGGTCATGGACACTTTCTTCCACCTTGGCTGGCATCTCATAAAGAACAATGTGGTATGCATTGTGATGGACCTGATGAATGGAGAAAAGCAGCAAGACTGAATATCTACAATGGAACAGACAATGTGAAAGTTGTAGCAAGCAGAGATATAATAAGCCCAGGAATAGCTACTGCCTCTCAACCTACGCTAGAAGAACTAACAGCTGCGATTGAAGAAGCACATAAAATGGGGAAAGGTGCTATTGCTCATGCGCAAGGACCCGATGCTATTCAAAAGGCAATTAAAGCGGGAGCGAATTCGATCGTTCATGGTTTCTTTTTGGATGAGAAGTCTGCCGATATGATGGTAGAAAATAATGTATTTCTCGAATCAACAAACCTTTATGTTAAACGTGTAATGAATATGGGAAAAGGTGAATTACCCGACTGGATGGTAGAAAAAGCAATAGAAACATGGGAAGATAAGAAGAAAAACTTCAAAATGTATCTTGATAAAGGCATAAAGATTTCATTTGGTTCTGATTGCGGTGTACCATTTTTAAAACAAGGAGACAACGCTTTAGAGCTGGTGATGTTTGTTGAACTGGGAATGTCTCCTATGGCTGCTATTGTTGCTGCAACTAAAACAGCTGCAGAAGCAATTGGTTATGGCGATAAAGTTGGGACTATAGAAGAAGGTAAATTTGCGGATATAATAATGGTTGATGGTAACCCTCTGGATGATATATCAATCCTTTCTGAAGTAGAAAAAATAAAAATGGTAATGAAGGATGGTAATGTAGTAATAACAAGATAA
- a CDS encoding ABC transporter ATP-binding protein, with amino-acid sequence MLKVADIDVAYGHAKVLYNIFLELEAGKTVFIVGRNGAGKTTLLKSIVGLIRPIKGSIYYDNENITGLLPNKLYHRGIRYVNQDKKVFGSLTVQENIELAAFSSGEPLSRALNKVLEIYPKMKEFLQLKAGQLSGGQRQVLLIGQALVGDPRLMLIDEPTQGLAAVVINDIAKILSRLRGKLTTIIVEQNLPLVSRLADQVIVLKEGKVSRILNDVSEIRNIALLEKSL; translated from the coding sequence ATGCTAAAAGTTGCCGATATTGACGTTGCCTATGGTCACGCCAAAGTACTATATAATATATTTCTTGAATTAGAAGCAGGAAAAACTGTTTTTATTGTGGGTCGAAATGGAGCAGGGAAAACGACACTTCTTAAAAGTATAGTAGGACTTATTCGACCCATAAAGGGTTCGATTTACTATGATAATGAAAATATAACAGGTTTATTACCAAATAAGCTCTATCATCGAGGAATTCGTTATGTTAATCAGGATAAGAAGGTTTTTGGTAGTCTAACTGTTCAGGAAAACATTGAACTTGCTGCATTCTCAAGCGGCGAACCTCTTTCGCGAGCTCTTAATAAGGTTTTAGAAATATATCCCAAGATGAAAGAATTTCTCCAATTAAAAGCTGGTCAACTGAGTGGTGGGCAAAGGCAAGTTCTCCTTATTGGGCAGGCCTTAGTTGGTGATCCAAGATTGATGCTAATTGATGAACCCACACAAGGCTTGGCAGCTGTTGTCATTAATGACATTGCTAAGATATTAAGTCGTTTAAGAGGAAAATTAACGACAATCATTGTTGAGCAAAACCTTCCACTTGTGAGTCGTTTAGCAGACCAAGTTATTGTACTTAAAGAAGGAAAAGTTTCCCGAATATTAAATGATGTTTCAGAAATCCGAAACATAGCTCTTTTAGAGAAATCTCTTTAG
- a CDS encoding ABC transporter ATP-binding protein: MSLLTTNGLVKHFGGLTAVNDVNLSIEENETLGIIGPNGSGKTTLFNLLTGFFLPSSGKVTFQGRDITRLSPERRVSMGMVRTFQLVSVFNSLKVWENLVPCITWSNKLNQSFWKFLTSSAYNTWDSAKEILELVELEGYAQVVTAELSYGDRRLLEIALSLSLKPKLLLLDEPFSGLSDVEITKVLSLLKTLKGKVTIAIIEHKISAIVDFIDRLSVMNEGHIICEGGPSEVLRDSLVNECYWGKEETFEVERQSETSFDRAQNSSF; the protein is encoded by the coding sequence ATGAGCTTACTTACAACGAATGGATTGGTTAAGCACTTCGGGGGATTAACTGCAGTCAATGATGTAAACCTTTCTATTGAGGAAAATGAAACTTTAGGGATTATTGGACCAAATGGTTCAGGGAAAACCACTCTCTTTAATCTATTGACCGGCTTTTTTCTTCCATCATCAGGTAAAGTCACCTTCCAAGGGCGAGATATTACCCGTCTATCACCGGAAAGAAGAGTAAGCATGGGAATGGTGCGTACCTTCCAGCTTGTATCAGTATTTAATTCCCTCAAGGTATGGGAAAATCTGGTTCCTTGTATCACGTGGAGTAATAAGCTTAATCAATCATTTTGGAAGTTTTTAACCTCTTCTGCTTATAATACTTGGGATAGCGCTAAAGAAATATTGGAGCTTGTCGAGCTTGAAGGCTATGCTCAAGTGGTAACTGCAGAACTATCCTATGGTGATAGGAGACTACTAGAGATTGCCCTTTCTCTTTCTTTGAAACCTAAGCTATTACTACTCGATGAACCATTCAGTGGTTTAAGCGATGTTGAAATAACCAAAGTTCTATCATTATTGAAAACCCTCAAAGGGAAAGTAACAATTGCTATAATTGAGCATAAAATATCAGCAATTGTTGATTTTATAGACCGACTCAGTGTAATGAATGAAGGGCACATCATCTGCGAGGGCGGTCCATCTGAGGTTCTTAGAGACTCTTTAGTTAACGAGTGTTACTGGGGTAAGGAGGAGACGTTTGAAGTAGAAAGACAGAGTGAAACATCTTTTGATCGAGCTCAGAATTCGTCTTTTTAG
- a CDS encoding ABC transporter permease gives MINMKDASNKEKIKISWSADLNTTILIGATIIIFLVLSIAVDRFFTARNIRSMSFQLPEFAFMAFGMALCMLSGGIDLSIVSIANFSSVLAGYIILGMTNGGGNTWLSIILAFLVALVVSSLCGLFNGILIVRAHIMPILATLSTMIFYGGLTMGITQGRTILGFPEEFTEIGIFAVWGIPFPFIVLIIITIILTFVLGKTVFGRNIYLYGTNKTAALFSGMKINSTIIKTYTLSGLLSGIGGLIMMSRVNSTRVGYGEGYVLQALLVCVLGGISTLGGKGKIFGVFLGILVLQMLQSGFSLLGLEPYFRNFIWGITLIGVMIANYYLEKSGRRIKSLTRR, from the coding sequence ATGATAAATATGAAAGATGCATCAAACAAAGAAAAAATTAAGATAAGTTGGTCTGCCGATCTGAACACAACAATACTTATTGGAGCAACAATTATAATTTTTTTGGTGCTTTCCATTGCAGTCGATAGATTTTTTACAGCGAGAAATATTCGGTCAATGTCTTTTCAGCTCCCCGAGTTTGCCTTCATGGCTTTTGGGATGGCTCTATGTATGCTCTCGGGTGGTATAGATTTATCTATTGTTTCCATAGCAAATTTTTCAAGCGTATTAGCTGGTTACATCATTCTTGGCATGACTAATGGTGGAGGAAATACTTGGTTATCAATTATACTGGCTTTTTTGGTTGCTCTGGTTGTGTCCTCTTTGTGTGGCTTATTTAATGGAATATTGATTGTAAGAGCACATATCATGCCAATTCTTGCGACTCTTTCCACAATGATTTTTTATGGTGGTTTAACTATGGGCATTACTCAAGGCAGAACAATTCTTGGTTTTCCAGAGGAATTTACAGAAATAGGAATATTTGCAGTCTGGGGCATCCCCTTTCCCTTTATTGTGCTTATTATAATTACTATAATTCTTACCTTTGTTTTGGGAAAGACGGTTTTTGGTAGAAATATCTATCTTTACGGTACAAATAAAACAGCTGCATTATTTTCAGGCATGAAAATTAATTCTACAATAATAAAGACCTATACACTATCAGGCTTACTAAGTGGTATTGGTGGTCTTATAATGATGTCTCGTGTAAATTCGACCAGAGTAGGGTATGGTGAAGGATATGTCCTCCAGGCTCTCTTGGTATGTGTACTTGGAGGAATAAGCACGTTAGGAGGAAAAGGTAAAATTTTTGGTGTTTTTCTTGGAATTTTAGTTTTACAAATGTTACAAAGTGGTTTTTCTTTGCTTGGTCTGGAGCCTTATTTTAGGAATTTTATTTGGGGTATAACTCTTATAGGAGTAATGATTGCAAATTACTATTTAGAAAAATCGGGGAGAAGAATTAAGTCTCTTACTCGAAGGTAA
- a CDS encoding substrate-binding domain-containing protein has protein sequence MRKVSLLIGIVTLVLAIFMVSVLGAAEEAEQFEIVMVAKTEGLAWFDGTKRGVEEFDATHPDVKAYQHSPDGADPVKQAALIEDYIAKGVDAICIIPNDPKALIPVVKKAKEEGIVVVIHEGADLCGIADYDLEVINNYYLGSLMGKALGEELGGKGKWACTVGGHTMQTHMEWWQGAVDYIKENFPEMELLNEMPYEDHDDAKIGYDICRQILRTWPDINGFIGFTVESRSSMCRLLKETNNKNVKVTGLAVPSALRDYIKEGWTHGAFGNSPDDAGYATVLLAYKILKGEEIGETVNLEKPGLENCEVSENGLVQGHAELEFTPENVDQFKF, from the coding sequence ATGAGAAAAGTTTCATTGTTAATAGGCATTGTCACTCTTGTATTAGCAATATTTATGGTTAGCGTATTAGGAGCAGCAGAAGAAGCAGAACAGTTTGAAATTGTAATGGTAGCAAAAACCGAGGGACTTGCCTGGTTCGATGGCACCAAAAGAGGTGTTGAAGAATTTGACGCAACACATCCCGATGTAAAGGCTTATCAACACTCACCGGACGGAGCTGATCCAGTTAAGCAGGCAGCGTTGATAGAAGATTATATAGCTAAAGGTGTTGATGCAATTTGTATTATTCCAAATGATCCAAAGGCATTGATTCCTGTTGTTAAAAAAGCCAAGGAAGAAGGAATTGTAGTTGTTATCCATGAAGGTGCCGATCTTTGTGGTATCGCTGATTATGATTTGGAGGTTATTAATAATTACTACCTGGGATCTCTTATGGGTAAAGCACTAGGAGAAGAATTAGGTGGTAAGGGCAAATGGGCTTGTACGGTTGGAGGCCATACCATGCAAACCCATATGGAATGGTGGCAGGGTGCAGTAGACTACATTAAAGAAAACTTCCCAGAAATGGAATTACTAAATGAAATGCCCTATGAAGACCATGACGATGCAAAAATTGGCTATGATATCTGCAGACAGATCCTCAGAACTTGGCCAGATATTAATGGATTCATTGGTTTTACAGTTGAATCCCGTTCCTCTATGTGCCGTCTTTTAAAAGAAACCAACAACAAAAATGTTAAAGTGACAGGTTTAGCTGTGCCATCCGCTTTAAGAGATTACATTAAAGAAGGCTGGACTCATGGCGCTTTTGGTAATTCACCTGATGATGCTGGCTACGCTACAGTATTGTTAGCTTATAAAATCCTTAAAGGTGAAGAAATCGGCGAAACAGTTAATCTTGAAAAACCTGGTTTAGAGAATTGTGAAGTGAGTGAAAACGGCTTGGTTCAAGGACATGCTGAGCTAGAATTCACTCCAGAAAATGTTGACCAATTTAAATTCTAG
- a CDS encoding ABC transporter permease — protein MGKAIRSLLSFNKTETFVLLILIAYCIFVSVVNPNFLGVANIFELLRSSSWIWILGLGAFMVLLSGGFDVSFTSIAIASGYISVIMVRNTGIENLVFVFFIAMIVGALFGAINGLVIHFFKLPTLIATLGTKTIFIGLMAVMVGVEAINTADMPEFFKTFGLRHVFTIQSETGARYGFSVFIIPLVILVIITWFILYRTLIGRGIVALGNSEEAARLAGFNLFKIRMFVYMYAGILAAIAGVIAISEVAWIAPLSSTIIGMELTIVAAVIIGGTSLGGGKGTIFGAIIGILLVRLFETTLVFIGINASWFNFFVGLVLLLVLAVTSIQNYRTRRRMLLY, from the coding sequence ATGGGAAAAGCCATCAGATCATTGCTTTCTTTTAATAAGACGGAAACTTTTGTACTTTTAATATTAATCGCCTATTGTATATTTGTATCAGTAGTGAATCCCAATTTTTTAGGAGTAGCAAACATCTTTGAGTTGCTACGTTCTTCTTCATGGATATGGATACTCGGACTTGGTGCATTTATGGTTTTGCTTTCAGGCGGATTTGATGTTTCTTTTACCAGTATAGCAATTGCTAGCGGGTATATATCGGTTATTATGGTTAGAAATACTGGAATAGAAAATCTAGTGTTTGTTTTTTTTATTGCGATGATTGTTGGTGCTTTGTTTGGCGCAATTAATGGTCTTGTTATCCACTTTTTTAAGTTACCAACACTGATAGCTACTCTGGGAACTAAAACTATATTTATTGGTCTCATGGCAGTAATGGTAGGTGTTGAGGCAATAAACACCGCAGACATGCCGGAATTCTTTAAAACATTTGGTTTAAGACATGTTTTTACAATCCAATCTGAGACAGGTGCGCGATATGGGTTTTCTGTTTTTATCATTCCATTAGTTATATTGGTTATAATAACCTGGTTTATACTATATCGTACGTTAATTGGTAGAGGTATAGTTGCTTTGGGGAACTCTGAAGAAGCGGCAAGGCTTGCTGGTTTCAACCTGTTTAAAATTCGTATGTTTGTGTATATGTATGCAGGAATTTTAGCCGCGATTGCAGGAGTTATTGCTATATCAGAAGTAGCTTGGATTGCACCTTTATCTAGTACCATAATTGGCATGGAGCTAACCATAGTTGCTGCTGTGATCATTGGAGGAACCAGTTTAGGCGGTGGGAAAGGAACAATCTTTGGAGCGATAATTGGGATATTGCTAGTAAGATTGTTTGAAACCACTCTTGTATTTATAGGTATAAATGCATCATGGTTTAACTTTTTTGTAGGGTTAGTTCTTCTTCTCGTTTTGGCAGTGACATCGATACAGAATTATCGTACCAGACGCCGGATGCTATTATATTAA
- a CDS encoding orotidine 5'-phosphate decarboxylase / HUMPS family protein encodes MNQRKTLFQIALDILTKQEAKELLTPKMLNTVDIVEIGTPLIIRYGLSIVEQIKDWIKGDKILFADTKIADAGHWETCEAISSGANMVSVLAGASFNTLEEVRDATQLNQAKMVVDIIDLSLSDESKIKFINTLNPDYLCIHLATDVVKKGGSLLEFSRQLSFVSSRRLPLMVAGGIHPQNLLDILKNIQPAVVVAGSSITKASDPELEAQNMRRIIDETILY; translated from the coding sequence ATGAATCAAAGGAAAACATTGTTTCAAATCGCTCTGGATATTCTCACTAAACAGGAAGCAAAAGAATTGCTAACACCTAAAATGCTCAATACTGTTGACATTGTCGAAATAGGTACACCACTTATAATCCGATACGGCCTATCAATAGTTGAGCAAATTAAAGACTGGATAAAGGGTGATAAGATCCTTTTTGCTGATACAAAGATTGCTGATGCGGGTCATTGGGAAACGTGTGAGGCGATATCTTCAGGCGCTAACATGGTTTCAGTTTTAGCTGGAGCATCTTTTAATACACTGGAAGAAGTTCGAGACGCCACTCAGTTAAACCAAGCTAAAATGGTGGTTGACATCATCGATCTCTCCTTATCTGATGAGAGTAAGATAAAATTTATTAATACTTTAAATCCGGATTATTTATGTATCCATTTAGCAACTGATGTTGTAAAAAAAGGTGGTTCTTTGTTAGAGTTTTCCCGTCAGCTTTCTTTTGTTTCTTCTCGACGGTTACCTCTGATGGTAGCAGGAGGCATTCATCCCCAGAACTTACTGGATATTTTAAAAAATATTCAACCAGCTGTTGTAGTAGCAGGTTCTTCGATAACAAAAGCCTCTGATCCTGAGCTCGAAGCCCAGAATATGAGGAGGATTATAGATGAAACAATCCTTTACTGA
- a CDS encoding ABC transporter substrate-binding protein — MKRQWASILVIVVLFLMSCGLAIAEENVIKVGIMYSLTGTGAPTGKAQSEGALLAVKEVNEAGGLTIGDKKYQVEAVVRDDETKPDVAVRRYREYIEEGITSLVGGTFAHVSTAINEQALDGSAFVMVTNSIEEAVFRKENKAPYYFTSQGAVDAIGRMTSEYVIQTYKPKYVIACLPDYAYGHGVGVGMKQVYEKYPDIKLEFIWTPVGTPDYTSYILKIIESKPDVVQMGQWGTDGIEILKQAYELGLSKHTKIFYNAIVISIAAGIPPEALNGVTMGMWLYHDLSQIKEKDIETYENAEKIRAAFMKEYGEQPDVMAAYAYIGMKETLRAMEAAQSTDPAKMYQALLESPDFQSFKGPGAWRPDGRPFYKYAYFVGEGKGTEGRIDQWDFAKITDFFETEVLCLPLSEMGYE; from the coding sequence GTGAAAAGACAATGGGCAAGTATTTTAGTGATTGTTGTTTTATTTCTAATGAGTTGTGGTTTGGCGATTGCTGAAGAAAATGTGATTAAAGTTGGAATAATGTACAGTCTTACAGGTACGGGAGCACCTACCGGGAAGGCTCAATCAGAAGGAGCTCTTCTTGCTGTTAAAGAAGTTAATGAGGCAGGAGGGTTAACAATAGGGGACAAAAAGTATCAAGTTGAAGCAGTCGTGCGAGATGATGAGACTAAGCCAGATGTTGCAGTTCGAAGGTATCGAGAATATATTGAAGAAGGGATCACGAGCTTAGTGGGTGGAACTTTCGCTCACGTCAGTACCGCTATTAATGAACAAGCGTTAGATGGCAGTGCGTTTGTCATGGTTACGAATTCAATTGAAGAAGCCGTATTCCGTAAGGAAAATAAAGCACCATACTATTTTACTTCACAAGGCGCAGTTGATGCGATAGGTCGTATGACCTCGGAATATGTGATTCAGACTTATAAACCAAAATATGTTATTGCTTGCCTTCCTGACTATGCATATGGTCATGGAGTTGGTGTTGGGATGAAGCAAGTTTACGAGAAATATCCCGACATTAAATTAGAATTTATTTGGACTCCGGTAGGAACCCCTGATTATACTTCTTATATACTCAAGATCATTGAATCAAAGCCTGATGTGGTACAGATGGGGCAATGGGGTACTGATGGCATTGAAATACTGAAACAAGCTTACGAGTTAGGTTTAAGCAAACATACCAAGATTTTTTACAATGCTATTGTAATAAGTATTGCTGCAGGTATCCCACCCGAAGCTCTTAATGGAGTAACAATGGGAATGTGGCTGTACCATGATTTAAGCCAAATTAAAGAAAAAGATATAGAGACCTATGAAAATGCCGAGAAGATTCGGGCAGCCTTTATGAAAGAATATGGTGAACAACCCGACGTAATGGCTGCATATGCCTACATAGGAATGAAGGAAACCCTCCGAGCCATGGAAGCAGCTCAATCAACTGATCCAGCAAAGATGTATCAGGCATTATTGGAGAGTCCAGATTTCCAAAGTTTTAAAGGACCAGGTGCTTGGCGTCCTGATGGGAGACCTTTTTACAAGTACGCTTACTTTGTTGGCGAAGGAAAAGGAACTGAGGGACGCATTGATCAATGGGATTTTGCCAAAATTACTGATTTCTTTGAAACCGAAGTTCTATGCTTACCATTATCAGAAATGGGATATGAGTAA